The region ACATTTTGTAACTTTTGGGTATAACCTGCTCCCGGCCATGCAAGATGGTAACCTAGCCCCTGCAGTCTGTTATCTGCTAAATAGTTAAGTATTTTTTTTCGGGATTCTACAGCCAGATCCAAATCTGTATCTCCGGAAAATCCCCATTCAGGATGTGGGAACAATAACGCATCCGAATGAATTAAATCTGCCATATAGAGTATTTTCTCACTCTGCGACTGTATCAGACAAAGCGTTAATCCTGGTGTATGACCCGGCGCTTCTATAAAGCTGAAATACTGATAAATCGGCATATTAAAATCGTAATACTTAACCTTAGACTTTATGGCTGTCAGTATTTTTCTTATGCCTCCAATAATCTGCAAAAGAAAATCAGGTTTATTTTTCAAAGCACTATTTCCAAAGTCCTTCATGGTGGCCTGCATCCAGAAGTCATATTCTGTTTTACTAATGAAATAACCGGCATTTGGAAAAACCAGTTTTCCGAATTTGTCTATAAGACCGCCAATATGATCGGGATGTGCATGAGAAATGAACACATCGGTGACATCTTCGGGTTTAAAGCCTGCTTTGGAAAGACTCTCCAATAGGAAGCCTGTATTTTCATCCGCAAATATTCCCATTCCGGCATCCATTAGAATTAATCTGTTTTCTGTTTTTATCAACGGGACATTCATTGCCATGTCAATATATTCTTCCGAACGGAAATTATCCTGCAATAACTTCTTTAGTTCTTTTATATCAGCTCGTGGTGCAAAACCATCTACCCTGTCCCGGATAAAGCCATCGGAAAGAATATACAGCTCTAATGCTCCCAGTTGTATTTTCTTGTAACCTGCCAGTGATTTTTTGGCTGTCTGAACGATAGGTTTTGCAACTTCGGCTAATAAATTTGTTGCAGGCAATAAGCTAAGTAGTCCTGCAATACTTCCTTTTTTTAATAGTTCGCGTCTGTTCATCAGATATGTGCTTTTTTACGTTTAATAAAAGAGAGAATAATAAAACCTAAAACACCAATAGCAAAATAACCTTCGGCAATTCCGGTTTGTTGTACCGGCTTTACTACTGCAGCTATGCCATAACTAACTACAGAAGTTATGATATACACTACTCCACCTGTAATCCCTCCAGAGATCCCTGCAGATTTCGGGAAACGTCCCAAACAGTAAGCAAAATAATTGTTAAACATAAAGCCTGCTGTAGCATGTATGATAAAGGCGAAAACTACTAATGTAAAGAGATTCTCTATATAGAATGAGCTCGCAAACATTAGTACTATAAAGAGTAGTTGTATAAAGTTAGAATATCTAAGCTTTGGCAGGAAAGGTTTTGAGATTAATGCCTTCCCAAGAAAACCACCACTCATCCACGCCAATCCCATCAGAAGCGAAAGATAACCCGTAGTTACAGAAGAATAGCCTAGCTTATGCTCTATAATGAATGGTCCGCATAAATTGTAGAACATAATCAGTGCATAGCTTACACCACACATTAACATTCCGAAGAAAAAGTCTAACGTCCCCAGCATAGTCTTAAACTCATTCCATAAAAAACCAATATGAAAAGGGTTTTTATTTTTAATGGTTTCTCCGGAGAAGATAAGCTCCAGGATCAGAATTATTAATGAGTATGCCGCTAATACAGTAAAGTTAGATTGCCATCCAAAACTCTTTTGCAAATAACCGCCTATAAATGGGGCGATAATAGGTCCTAATGACCATACTATAGTCATAATACTAAGGTAATGTTTCCTTTCCTCTCCATCGTAAACATCCACAAAAAATGCACGTTTAGAGACAACGACCAGTCCAGATAGTACCCCCTGTACAATCCGCATCAGATAGATAACATAAATATTTTGGGTATGTCCGGTAATCCAGAAAGACACTACGAAAAGTACCAATGCCATAATACTGATCTTGTAACGCCCGAAAGCATCTACAAGAGCTCCTGAAAAGAACTGTGAGATACCGTAACTGATAAGATAAAAGGTTAAAGTAAGCTGTATCCTGGCTTCTGGCAGATGGAGATCTTCTGCCATACTAGGCATAGACGGCAGGTAAATATCTGTGGCCAATCCCGACATCGGGATAACTGCAAAAGCAAGAATGGTAGCTATGAATTGGTGTTTTGTTTCCAGTTGCTTATTAAGCATATAGTATTATTTGTTTTTTGTTTACAATTTATTATTTTTCAAACCTCATAGGTTTTTAAAACCTATGAGGTTTAATAAAGCTTTCTTTACCTATTTACCCGACAGTTGTCACTCTGAGCAAAGAGATAGTTTACAAAGCTTGTAATATTGTTTTAAGATCTGCATTAAACTTTGTAGGCAGAAATTCTGTTATTTCATATTCAGCGACTTCATACTGATGAAAGGGATCTTCTTTTATTATTTCCTTTATCTCCTCTATTGTTGTATTTTGTGCTATAATAATTCCTCCGGTTCTCGGATTCTTTCTTCCTGATATCAGGAACTTTCTATCTGCGTAATACTTATTCAGAAAATCATTGTGAGCATCAATATGTGCTTCTATTTCGCCGATAGCCTTAATATAGTTTAATGATATAATAAACATGATAATTTATTGTTTTGCAAATGCAAAGGTCGCCTATCTATAGGATTTGACAATATTAAATACAGATTAAATTATTTTCAAACCTCACAGAATTATGAGAGCCTATGAGGCTTAATAAAGTGTATTTTGCTTTTAGTTATTCACGAGCTTCATGGAACCTTCAGAATATCGTGGTCCGGTATTCGGGTATTTTTTTATAATCTCTTCTATCTGGTTCTTTTCTGTTTCTGTAAATGTAACCGAAGCAGCTTCAATATTCTGCTCCAGATATTTCACACGCTTGGTCCCCGGAATCGGAACGATATCGTCTCCCTGAGCCAATACCCAGGCCAAAGCTAACTGACTGCCGGTAATACCTTTAGATGCTGCCAATTCATTAAGTTCTTTAGCCAGGCTTTTATTATTTTCCAAATAGGCTTCCTGATAACGTGGTAAACTTTTTCTGAAATCGCTATCCTCTAGCTGCTGAACTTCGTTGATATTATTGAACAAACCCCTTGCTAAAGGTGAATATGGAACAAGACTAATTCCTAATTCTCTTACCACCGGAAGTATACTTTCTTCTACATCTCTTGTCAGAAGTGAGTATTCGGATTGTAAAGCAGCAATCGGATGTATTGCATTGGCTTTCCTAATGGATTCAGCAGAAGCCTCAGATAAACCTAAGTAGCGTACCTTTCCTGCTTTTACTAGTTCAGCCATTGCGCCTACTGTTTCTTCTACTGGCACATTAGGATCTATACGATGTGCATAATACAAATCTATTGTATCAATTCTCAATCTTTGAAGGCTGTTGTCTACTGCCTGTCTAATCCATTCCGGTGATCCGTCAAAATAAGTATTTGCACTATTGCTTGGTCCGGCTTCATTATTCTTAAAACGGAATCCGAATTTGGTTGCGATAAATATTTTATCTCTGTTGGGTACCAGAACCTTTGAAATAAGCTCTTCGTTTTTTCCGTTAGCATACATATCGGCTGTATCCCAGAAATTAATACCTGAATCCAGTGCTTTATGCAGTGTTCGGATACTCTCCTGTTCATCAGCCTGCCCATAAGCAAAGCTCATTCCCATACAACCTAATCCAATAGCGGATAACTTTTCTCCTGTTTTTCCTAAAGTTTTGTAATTCATAACTCGATGTTTTTAATAATTCAATGTTTTAAAACACCAAAGCAATAGCGCCTTTGTGTTATAATTATATTAAAGTAATTTAACAATACAAAGTTAAGTCGCACTTACAGGGAAGTGTATAAAGTATTCAAACTAAAAATTGTAAAATTCAAACAACTTTACTTCTGTAAGCTACAGGTGATAATCGGGTTTGTTTTCTGAAAAAATTGGTGAAATATGCAGAATCATCGAAACCGAGGCAGAAAGCAATTTCATTGATATTCCAATCGGTATGATTCAATAAAGCCTTAGCCTCCTGAATGATTCTGTTGGCTATCAGTTCGGAGGTAGTCTTTCCGGTAACCGTCTTTAGTGCTCTGTTAAGAGAGTTAACATGAATATTGAGGTTTTGGGCATAATCTACCGCAGATTTTAGTCTCAGAGGGTTGGCTGTTCCATCAATAGGATATTGCCTTTCCATAAGATCCATAAAGAGTGAAGCCACTCTCTGCGAAGCATTATTATATCGTTCATAAGACTGTGCCGGGCTCATTTTCATAGCTTCATGCATCAGAAGCTGCAGATAGTTGCGAATAACATCATATTTGTGAACATAATCGGCATCTATTTCTTCTTTTATTCTGGAAAAAAGAAGTTCTACAGATTTCACCTGATCGTCATTCAAAAAGAATACAGGTTCACCTCCTATTTTATAAAAGTTGGAATCCTGTATATTTCCCATATTACCATTTCTTAGAAAATGTTCGGTAAAAAGACAGAACCATCCGCTCTGATCTTCGGAGGTTGCCTCCCATGAATAAGGAATTAACGGGCTCGAGAAAAGCAATGCAGGACGGTCTATACAAATCCATCTGTCGGCATAGTGTAATTTTCCCTCACCTATAATTAAAGAGATTTTATAGTAATCTCTGCGGCTGTATGGTGTAACCCTGGCACAACTTTCTCTGGAGAAAATATTGACATGACCTACCCCCGGACAGCACAAGAGTTTGGAAACATCTTTTCCGGGCAATGTTCTGGTATAAAATTCCTGTAAAGTTTCGGAGGTTTTCATAGTTCAAAGATATAAAAATCAATCATTACACAAAACTACTTCGGAATATAAAAACTCTTCAACTACATTCGGATTGGTATAATTATATTAGCATTTACTATCTACTCAGTCCTGCAATTTAATACTATATTGATACCTTAATAAACTTAATTTCTAAAGGAGAAAATAAAGCATTAAGAAGTTAAGATAATTTAGTTTTAGGCTCTCAAATAATCCATGTTAAGGTTCAGAACCTTGACATGGAGAAAATAAAAAAGCCGAAAGAATATCTTTCGGCTTGTAATTGTATTGTTATAGTATTAGACCATTTTAATCAATAGAACCTCTTCTACTTTTTCAACTTTCACTAAGTTGTTTTTCGTAAGGTTTTTAATAGCTTTATCCCATTTCTTACCGGATAACTGGCTTTTATCTTTAACTTCAGCTAATGCAGTTGCTTCTTCATTTGCGCTTACGATTTCGATAATCGCTTTTTCATCGTCATTAAGTTCCAATTTGGGCTCTGTTTTCTCCGGACGCATTTGCGGGAAGAATAATACCTCCTGAATAGACGGATTATTAGTAAGGAACATGATTAATCTGTCCATACCAATTCCTAAACCTGAAGTTGGCGGCATACCATATTCTAAAGCTCTAAGGAAGTCTTCGTCGATAAACTGACCTGCTTCATCATCACCTTTCTCAGAAAGTCTAAGTTGCTCTTCAAAACGCTCTCTCTGGTCGATTGGATCGTTAAGCTCTGAATAAGCATTAGCAATCTCCTTACCGCAAACCATAAGTTCGAAACGCTCGGTTAAGCCTTCCTGACTTCTGTGTTTTTTAGTCAGCGGAGACATCTCTACAGGATAGTCTGTAATGAAAGTTGGCTGAATAAAGTTACCTTCACATTTCTCACCGAAGATTTCATCGATAAGTTTTCCTTTCCCCATTGTTTCGTCAACTTCTAAACCGATAGACTTAGCAAAAGCGCGAAGCTCTTCTTCAGTTTTTCCGGTAATATCGTATCCTGTATATTTCTGAATAGCTTCAGTCATAGATACTCTTGGATATGGTGCTTTGAAGTCGATTTCATGTTCACCAAACGTTGCTTTAGAAGTTCCGTTTACTGCAATAGCACAGTGCTCTAGTAATTTCTCAGTGAAATCCATCATCCAGTTGTAGTCTTTATAAGCTACATAAATTTCCATAGCGGTAAATTCCGGATTGTGAGTTCTGTCCATTCCTTCATTACGGAAGTTTTTAGAAAACTCATAAACACCATCAAAACCTCCAACGATTAGTCTCTTTAGGTATAATTCGTTTGCAATACGAAGGTATAAAGGAATATCCAATGCATTATGATGCGTAATAAATGGTCTTGCAGCTGCTCCACCAGGGATAGACTGTAATACCGGAGTTTCAACCTCAAAGTATCCTTTGTCGTTGAAGAATCCACGCATAGCATTGAATAATTTAGTTCTCTTAATGAAAATATCCTTAACATGCGGATTCACGGCTAAATCTACATAACGCATACGGTAACGTAATTCCGGATCTACAAATGCATCGTGAACTTTTCCGTCTTCATCAGTTTTTACAACTGGTAGCGGACGTAATGTTTTTGATAAAAGGGTAAATTTGGTTACATGTACGGAGATCTCTCCTACCTGTGTTTTGAACAGATAACCTTCGATTCCGATAAAATCACCAATATCTAAAAGTTTTTTGAAAACGGTGTTATACTCCACTGCTTCTTCTGTACTGGAAACATCATCACGTGATACATAAATCTGTACACGCCCTTCGCTATCCTGAAGCTCTGCGAATGAAGCTTTCCCCATAATACGAACACTCATCAAGCGTCCTGCCAACTTCACCTTCTTACCATCCTCGTACTTGTCCTTTATCTCCTGCGTATTTGTATTTACTTCAAATTCCGCTGCCGGATAAGGCTCGATCCCCATCTGTCTCAGCTGTTGCAGTTTTTCTCTGCGGATGATTTCTTGCTCTGTAAGTTGTTGCATAATAGGTTATATTTAACAGTCTGCAAAATTAAGGATTATTTAAAAAATATAACAGTGTTTCATCAGATAATATGACAATAAAGCTGTTTTGCTTTTTGTTGTACTGATCTTTAGTTTCTTAAAAGCACAATAATCTATAGATAACTTCCCTTTAGAGCTTCTATAATGATATTATGATCCTCTTCATCATGAAGTCCCGATACTGTTACAACGGCAATCATACCTCCGTTCTTTACAAAAATTGGTATTGCTCCTCCTTTTGCCAGGAAATCTTTTTCATCCAGCCCAAAAGTCTTTTCTAAATTCATATTACCTTCTTTCAGATCATTTTTTACACTAAGTGAACTTTCTTCAAATTGCCTGGCAATATTTGCTTTTCTTCTTAACCAGTTATGCTTGTCCACCGGAAGCGTATCATCTACATACAGAAATATAGTGTAGTTTAGTCTGCAAACCTCTACAGCTATATGTTGATTGCGGCTTTTAGCCAAATCAATAATTTTCACACCCATATCAAAACCAATCCGGTTGGAAAAGCTGTCTAGCTCTATTCTTCTTAGAATTTCGTTATCGTTGTTATGATCTGTCATTATTAGTTTATTAATTGTGATCTTGAATTTAAGTCAATAAAAAGCCGGAAGACTAACTTCCGGCAAAATAATATATGGATTGTAATGTTTATTTCTTAAGACTAAGAACATACATAGCCATAGCTTCTGCCTGAGCTTGTGTAAGATCTGCGTGTGGCGCCATCGGAATTTCTCCCCAAACACCTTGTCCTCCTTTTATTATTTTTTCTGCAAGCATCTTTCTGTTTGGTTCTGTATTCTCATACTTTGCCGCAACATCTTTATAAGCCGGACCTATCAGTTTAGTATCATCAGCATGACAAGTACGACAGTCGGAAGCATTAATAAACTCTAATCCACTCTCCGGACTAGGAACACTTACTTTTACGTCTTGTTCTTCAACAGTTACTTTAGGTTCTTCCAACATAGTATTGCTTTCCTTTTCTACAGGAGTTTCTTTTTTCGAACATGAAAAAGCTGCAAAAGCTAATAATGCAATAAGAAAGACTTGTTTTTTCATACTTTACTTTTATTTAGGTAAACAAATTTAACTATTAAATCCCTTGGATTCTTTCTAAATGACATCTATCAAGTATGAAATTTGAGGTACGAAATACGAATGAAAGCATTTTACAAAAAACAACCCGAAGAAATTCTTCGGGCAGTTTTAGTTTTATGATATAAGAGCTATTTCAGTTTTTTAAGATCTACAATTCCGTAATGCAGCCATATGCCAAAAATTCCGGTTCTGGTATAAAATTCTTCTTTACCATTAAACAGAACTTTTGTTTTGGGTTCTGTCTGACAAATAAAGAAATGATTGCCGTCTATACAGTTCATTTTTCCGTTTCGGTATAATTCTGTCCAGCCGAATTCTTTATACTGATCTTCTTTATCTTCCGGAGCGAACAAAAATCGTCTTATTATGGTCTGGTCCTTTTTACCTCCTTTTGTTGATGTAACTGCCCAACGTGCCAAATCAGGTTGATATCTTCCTGCTACCTCATCAGCTTTGGCATCTGCTACACGCTCTATGATTAAAGTATCCGAAGCTTTCATCAGACTTTCTTTTATTGCATATAAGCCATAAGAACCATACCATATATCGGTTTTTGTATTCTTCTGTGCATATATACAGCTAAATAACCCGATTATAATAAAAGCGAAAAAAAGCTTCTTCATATTTTATATACTATTTAAAATACTTTCAGGTTATCCTGTGGTGTATAATCCATAAAGATACCACCATCCAGATTCACAGATTTCACCTGTTTTTGTACCGGAAATTCTAAAGTAGTTTTCTTTTGATCTTTCTCCCATACTACAGGTGTGAAACGCTTATTTTCTTTGGTTCCGTCTGTATAGGTTACTACAGCATCGAATGGTACTGCAAAACCACCTACATTGTCTACCTTAATATTCAACTTGTTATTTTGTTGTGCAGCATCCGATATCTTCAAATCTATGTAATTATTACTATAGAACCAGTTGTTCCAGAACCAGGTAAGATCTTTGCCGGAACCTGTATTCATAGAATAAAAATAATCCCAAGGAATAGGATGCTTACCATTCCAGTTATCCATATAGTAATGGAGTGCTTTTTTGAATAAAGCATCACCAAGATATTCTTTCAGTGCCAGATAAGATAAAGAGGATTTTACATAAGAGTTATTTCCATATCCTGCTCCCGACACCTGAGTACTCATCGTTATTAATGGCTGATCTTGTTCTGTTGCAGGGCTGGTGATCCATTTTTTTGTTCTGAAGTTCTTATAAAAAGTATCTGCAGCTTCTTTTCCGTTCTCATCAATTCCGATAAGGTATTCCAGTGTTGTAGCCCACCCTTCATCCATATACGCATAGCGGGTTTCATTAATCCCCATATAGAAAGGGAAATAGGTATGTGCAATTTCATGATCAGCTGTCAGACGGGCATCCTGAAAGTTATCCGGAACTGTACTGTCATTAATCATCATCGGGTATTCCATATCTGCATATCCCTGAATAGCCGTCATTACCGGATACGGATACTCTACACCCGGCCAGTTTTTGGAAAACCAGTCGATATTGTAACGCATCCATCCTGTATATTGTTCGAAATCTTTCGCCCCGGCTTTGTAGCCAGCCTGTACACTTACTCTTTTTGTTTTTAGTTGTACACTGGAAGCATCCCATACATAATGATTGCTTAGTGCAAAACAGAAATCGGAGATGTGGTTTGCTTTAAACTTCCATACATTCCAATCGTTCTGCTTGGTTACTTTACCCGATTTCATCTCCGCTTCATTAGCAACATGTATTATTTTATCACTTTTCAGAGATTCTTTAAAGCGCTTTAAATACTCTGGCTGCAATACTTCTTCAGGGTTTAGAAAATCTCCTGTGGACCATACAACATAGTTTTTAGGTGCTGAAATAGCAAAACTATAATCATTAAAATCATTGTAAAACTCTTGCCTGTCGGAATGCTGAATAAAATCCCAACCGTTGTAGTCATCATAAACAGACACCCTTGGGTATGAGTAGGCCACATAAAATGTATTCGGATCTATTTGGCCTTCTCTTCCACTCTGTACAGAAAGCGGATACTCCCACTCTATTTTTATTTCAGCTTTGGCTTTAGATGCTAGTGGTTTATTCAGCTCTACAGCTTCTACAGTACTCCAGTCATCACTATCAATTTTATAACTTTCACCATTTACACTGAATGATTTTATTTTCAGCCCCGAACTCAGGAAATCTTTCGATACAAATCCTGAACGTGGCGACTGTGGCTTGTGCATGTTATTGACAAAGCGAATTGCCAAAATATCAAGCTGATCCGGGCTGTTGTTGTCATACAAAATAGTTTCGCTACCCGAAACAATTTTGGTATCTGCATTTACTTTTATCTGAATATCATAAATTCCTTTATTCTGCCAGTAATTTTTACCGGGCGCTCCCGACAAGTCACGGGTACCATTAGCATAAGCTTTCTTAATGTTTCTTGGCATGTACAACTCCTGAGCTGTAGCCGGCCCCAACATTCCCAGCAAAGCTATGCTGAAAAATATTTTTCTCATTTTTAAAATTTACGGATAGGTATCAAAATTAAGGAAAATACCGCTATAAAAGGGCTTTATGATTAAAAGAAGTCAGACAATATTATATTTATTATTTAGATACTATTGATCTGATATACTCTTTCGGAAATTTCCGGGTGTTTGCCCAGTCCATTTTTTGAAGAATTTGGAAAAATTGGATGGATCGTATGTAAGCTGCATTGCAACCTGAGCAATCGGAACTTCTGTTTCTTTTAAAAGTTTCTTTGCCTGATGTATAATCTTTTCATCGTAGAAATGACACGGATGATGTCCGGTCTCCTGCTGGATAGTATCTGACAGATGCTGATGCGAAACAGCCAATTCGCGGGCAATCTGATTAAGTTCCATAAATTCAGGTACTCTCCCTTGGACAACATTGTCTATATGTTGATCCAGAAATGCAAAATAGCTGGTAAGGATTTCTTTACTTCTTTTTATATTTTTATCCTGATCGGGCATCAATGTGTTTCATTTATAATTTCTCTAAAATACAAAAAACACAGTAAAGGATATTGTGAACTTTTCAGATTATACTATTAACTTAAAGCTGGCTTATTTTTACGCTCCAGTTCAAAGATTAGATTGGATTTAATCTCTGTAAAAATATAATCACGCGCTTCAGCGAAGGAGATCCCGTATCGTCTGGATACAACCTGCAACTCTTCAGGGAATTTAGACAGCAGAAAATCGTAATACCTGTCCAATTCTTCTTCGGAAGGCATTGTAAAACTTATTCTAAGCTGGAAGCGTCTGATGAGTGCAACATCCAGAATATCGATATGATTGGTTGCCGCAATTAAGAGCGCTTTCTCGGAAAAATTATCCACCATCTGGATAATACTGTTTACCAAACGGCGCATCTCTCCAACGTCTTTATCGTCATTGCCCCGCATTTTTCCGATGTGATCGAATTCATCCAGAAACAACACTGCATTTTCTCTATTTACCTTATCAAAAATCAGTCTTATATTTTTAGCAGTATCTCCTATTCTGGATGAAATAAAATTACTGAGATCCAGTATATACAAAGGCTTCTTCAGTGATGTGGCAATAGCTTTTGCAGTAGTAGTCTTACCACACCCTGAATAACCGTGTAAAAGAACTTTATTGTTTACAGGAAGATTGTATTTTTTCAGTTCGTCGATGTAGGTAAACTCTTTCATCAGCTGATTAAGCTCTTTCCTGTTTTCTTCATCCAGAAAAACATCTTCCCAATTAACCTTTTCTTTTTCATCGATCAGAATCCCCGTAGTACTCATAATATACTGCAATTTATTTGATGTGCTAAATTTACGGAATATCTGAGTATTGATAGACCTGATTTTTATCTCTCCTTCAATCTGTTACATTCTGTTCTGTTCATCAGTTTTCTTTATTGTTTTGGTTCCCTTTACTTTTTGGTTTCCAAAATTATATTTTAACTGAAGAACAAACTGCTGTGTATCTCTGTAATCGATAAAATAGTTGTCCTGATTGGCATATTTAGTTGCTATTTTTTGCTTTGAAGTTTTGAAGATATCGAGGAAGAATAAACTCGCTTCAAGCTTTTTATCAAAGAATTTGCGATTGGTTACCAGATAAGCTTCCCAGGCACCTGAAATTCTGAACGTTCCCTGAATGGATGGTGAATAATACTGGTGTCCTATTTCCAATGTCCAGTCGGAAGCCTTTTGTAATGTAAAGCTTGTAGATATGGTAGAATTCAGATTGTAAATTTTATTCTCATATAATTGCTGATCTTGTCCAAAAAAGTAATTTTCATTATAGCTAAAGTCTTCGGAAACACTAAGTGTCCACCAAGGTTTCAATTGAAAGTTTTTGTACAAACTGGCACCAAATGCATTTGCTTTCTGAATATTGGTATAATGAAATACCAGTGTATTGGTTTGTGGTACCTGGTAGGATATTTCCATAGACGGATCGATATCTTTCCG is a window of Elizabethkingia anophelis R26 DNA encoding:
- a CDS encoding AAA family ATPase, which produces MSTTGILIDEKEKVNWEDVFLDEENRKELNQLMKEFTYIDELKKYNLPVNNKVLLHGYSGCGKTTTAKAIATSLKKPLYILDLSNFISSRIGDTAKNIRLIFDKVNRENAVLFLDEFDHIGKMRGNDDKDVGEMRRLVNSIIQMVDNFSEKALLIAATNHIDILDVALIRRFQLRISFTMPSEEELDRYYDFLLSKFPEELQVVSRRYGISFAEARDYIFTEIKSNLIFELERKNKPALS